A portion of the Hoplias malabaricus isolate fHopMal1 chromosome 1, fHopMal1.hap1, whole genome shotgun sequence genome contains these proteins:
- the nufip2 gene encoding FMR1-interacting protein NUFIP2 isoform X1 produces MEERPSVGATIAILLSFEAENGSDRSKLSVNNDQSFCQLQDEETQTKKTENGKLNGSIVEGEDSSLDSESYLHSVSSYGDKVLLESNLKRKPSGQALNAALKGEGKGNNTSRNSMDYKNDKPSELITHEGKKEALASLNGVVSLICGPLTNGYPGKPGIDNDGSGSESGYTTPKKRRAQRNGKAVDNVTVSVQGKAMPYASKQDPGPAAQELSDRTLGSQVDLGHSASKADGQAGGSVKAREPPTSAISTQPTSEVQRKNSDGKALGKKYENKSSKLKVAASAKEDSWTLFKPPPVFPVDNSSAKIVPKISYASKVKENLKKTAQAGGEALSPAPQVPGRPSQVPMSAVKTITSASFTNGPLVGEGNGCPLPGTPFSSMASSALMLASSSASADNVASLSGSSSTTTTTLSMAEPRKPNLFVYPLTQSSMQLTLPSGRQADPPAPAANQKSLGDIFQNQWGLSFINEPSAGPEGLACRATIKDTPAEVSFQGGCPASSVATQISSTSQRLDQPHFPKACELDKRTSTQTLSRDVNLALPEVGGSTAEGSLQASSLEMDEVEVPSAIVFSSSKDTGAETTNPSLAAPKLFSFREQGHTKGFDRRSSWGLFDLKAAVVYHTKEMEYILTLQKQDPNRVVLYSESKNGPDQ; encoded by the exons ATGGAGGAGCGGCCCTCCGTGGGGGCGACCATTGCGATATTATTAAGTTTCGAAGCAGAGAATGGATCAGATCGGTCGAAATTATCGGTGAACAATGATCAAAGCTTCTGTCAGCTCCAGGACGAGGAAACGCAGACGAAGAAAACAG AAAATGGAAAACTAAATGGATCTATAGTTGAGGGGGAGGACTCTTCCCTAGACTCAGAGAGCTATCTGCACTCAGTGAGCAGCTATGGTGACAAAGTCCTACTAGAATCTAACTTGAAAAGGAAGCCTTCTGGACAGGCCTTGAATGCTGCCCTGAAGGGGGAAGGGAAAGGCAATAACACTAGTAGAAACAGCATGGACTACAAAAATGACAAGCCCTCAGAGTTGATCACACATGAGGGCAAAAAGGAGGCCTTGGCTTCTCTGAACGGTGTTGTTTCTCTCATTTGTGGTCCACTCACCAATGGTTATCCTGGGAAGCCTGGTATTGACAATGATGGTAGTGGGTCAGAAAGTGGTTACACCACTCCAAAAAAACGCAGGGCCCAGCGGAATGGCAAGGCTGTGGACAATGTAACTGTTTCTGTCCAGGGAAAGGCCATGCCGTATGCCAGTAAACAAGATCCAGGGCCTGCAGCTCAAGAATTATCAGATAGGACTTTGGGGTCACAGGTGGACCTTGGCCATTCAGCCTCAAAAGCAGATGGCCAGGCTGGTGGCTCTGTGAAAGCCAGAGAGCCTCCCACATCTGCAATTTCTACCCAGCCTACATCAGAGGTCCAACGTAAAAACTCAGATGGCAAAGCGTTGGGTAAAAAATATGAGAACAAGTCCAGCAAATTAAAGGTGGCAGCATCTGCCAAAGAGGACTCGTGGACTTTGTTCAAACCTCCTCCTGTCTTTCCTGTGGACAATAGTAGTGCTAAAATAGTGCCTAAGATCAGTTATGCAAGCAAAGTGAAGGAGAACCTCAAAAAGACAGCCCAAGCTGGTGGAGAGGCTCTCTCCCCTGCTCCCCAGGTGCCTGGGAGACCCTCACAGGTCCCCATGTCTGCGGTGAAGACCATCACCTCGGCTAGCTTTACCAACGGCCCTCTGGTGGGGGAAGGTAATGGCTGTCCCCTGCCTGGTACACCCTTCAGTTCAATGGCCAGTTCAGCCCTCATGCTGGCCTCCTCTTCTGCCAGTGCTGATAATGTAGCATCCCTCTCTGGCAGCAGCAGcactaccaccaccactctTTCCATGGCTGAGCCCAGAAAGCcgaatttgtttgtttaccccCTCACCCAATCCAGTATGCAATTGACCCTCCCCAGTGGCCGCCAAGCTGACCCTCCTGCCCCTGCAGCAAATCAGAAGTCTCTGGGGGACATCTTTCAGAACCAGTGGGGTTTGTCTTTCATTAATGAGCCCAGCGCTGGCCCTGAGGGCCTGGCGTGCCGCGCCACTATAAAGGACACACCTGCTGAAGTGAGTTTTCAAGGCGGTTGCCCTGCCTCCTCTGTGGCAACACAGATATCTAGCACCTCACAGAGACTGGATCAGCCACATTTCCCCAAGGCTTGCGAACTGGACAAACGGACTAGTACTCAGACACTCAGCAGAGATGTAAACCTTGCCCTACCAGAGGTCGGAGGATCCACTGCTGAAGGTTCTCTTCAGGCATCCAGCCTGGAAATGGACGAGGTGGAGGTTCCCAGTGCAATAGTGTTTTCTTCCTCTAAAGACACTGGTGCTGAGACAACAAACCCCTCTCTAGCTGCACCCaagttgttttcattcagaGAGCAGGGCCACACAAAGGGCTTTGACAGGAGGTCCAGTTGGGGGTTATTTGATCTGAAAGCTGCTGTAGTATATCACACTAAAG AAATGGAATATATTTTGACTTTGCAAAAACAAG ATCCAAATCGTGTAGTGCTCTACAGTGAATCTAAGAACGGTCCTGATCAGTGA
- the nufip2 gene encoding FMR1-interacting protein NUFIP2 isoform X2, whose translation MDYKNDKPSELITHEGKKEALASLNGVVSLICGPLTNGYPGKPGIDNDGSGSESGYTTPKKRRAQRNGKAVDNVTVSVQGKAMPYASKQDPGPAAQELSDRTLGSQVDLGHSASKADGQAGGSVKAREPPTSAISTQPTSEVQRKNSDGKALGKKYENKSSKLKVAASAKEDSWTLFKPPPVFPVDNSSAKIVPKISYASKVKENLKKTAQAGGEALSPAPQVPGRPSQVPMSAVKTITSASFTNGPLVGEGNGCPLPGTPFSSMASSALMLASSSASADNVASLSGSSSTTTTTLSMAEPRKPNLFVYPLTQSSMQLTLPSGRQADPPAPAANQKSLGDIFQNQWGLSFINEPSAGPEGLACRATIKDTPAEVSFQGGCPASSVATQISSTSQRLDQPHFPKACELDKRTSTQTLSRDVNLALPEVGGSTAEGSLQASSLEMDEVEVPSAIVFSSSKDTGAETTNPSLAAPKLFSFREQGHTKGFDRRSSWGLFDLKAAVVYHTKEMEYILTLQKQDPNRVVLYSESKNGPDQ comes from the exons ATGGACTACAAAAATGACAAGCCCTCAGAGTTGATCACACATGAGGGCAAAAAGGAGGCCTTGGCTTCTCTGAACGGTGTTGTTTCTCTCATTTGTGGTCCACTCACCAATGGTTATCCTGGGAAGCCTGGTATTGACAATGATGGTAGTGGGTCAGAAAGTGGTTACACCACTCCAAAAAAACGCAGGGCCCAGCGGAATGGCAAGGCTGTGGACAATGTAACTGTTTCTGTCCAGGGAAAGGCCATGCCGTATGCCAGTAAACAAGATCCAGGGCCTGCAGCTCAAGAATTATCAGATAGGACTTTGGGGTCACAGGTGGACCTTGGCCATTCAGCCTCAAAAGCAGATGGCCAGGCTGGTGGCTCTGTGAAAGCCAGAGAGCCTCCCACATCTGCAATTTCTACCCAGCCTACATCAGAGGTCCAACGTAAAAACTCAGATGGCAAAGCGTTGGGTAAAAAATATGAGAACAAGTCCAGCAAATTAAAGGTGGCAGCATCTGCCAAAGAGGACTCGTGGACTTTGTTCAAACCTCCTCCTGTCTTTCCTGTGGACAATAGTAGTGCTAAAATAGTGCCTAAGATCAGTTATGCAAGCAAAGTGAAGGAGAACCTCAAAAAGACAGCCCAAGCTGGTGGAGAGGCTCTCTCCCCTGCTCCCCAGGTGCCTGGGAGACCCTCACAGGTCCCCATGTCTGCGGTGAAGACCATCACCTCGGCTAGCTTTACCAACGGCCCTCTGGTGGGGGAAGGTAATGGCTGTCCCCTGCCTGGTACACCCTTCAGTTCAATGGCCAGTTCAGCCCTCATGCTGGCCTCCTCTTCTGCCAGTGCTGATAATGTAGCATCCCTCTCTGGCAGCAGCAGcactaccaccaccactctTTCCATGGCTGAGCCCAGAAAGCcgaatttgtttgtttaccccCTCACCCAATCCAGTATGCAATTGACCCTCCCCAGTGGCCGCCAAGCTGACCCTCCTGCCCCTGCAGCAAATCAGAAGTCTCTGGGGGACATCTTTCAGAACCAGTGGGGTTTGTCTTTCATTAATGAGCCCAGCGCTGGCCCTGAGGGCCTGGCGTGCCGCGCCACTATAAAGGACACACCTGCTGAAGTGAGTTTTCAAGGCGGTTGCCCTGCCTCCTCTGTGGCAACACAGATATCTAGCACCTCACAGAGACTGGATCAGCCACATTTCCCCAAGGCTTGCGAACTGGACAAACGGACTAGTACTCAGACACTCAGCAGAGATGTAAACCTTGCCCTACCAGAGGTCGGAGGATCCACTGCTGAAGGTTCTCTTCAGGCATCCAGCCTGGAAATGGACGAGGTGGAGGTTCCCAGTGCAATAGTGTTTTCTTCCTCTAAAGACACTGGTGCTGAGACAACAAACCCCTCTCTAGCTGCACCCaagttgttttcattcagaGAGCAGGGCCACACAAAGGGCTTTGACAGGAGGTCCAGTTGGGGGTTATTTGATCTGAAAGCTGCTGTAGTATATCACACTAAAG AAATGGAATATATTTTGACTTTGCAAAAACAAG ATCCAAATCGTGTAGTGCTCTACAGTGAATCTAAGAACGGTCCTGATCAGTGA